The Papaver somniferum cultivar HN1 chromosome 3, ASM357369v1, whole genome shotgun sequence genome includes a region encoding these proteins:
- the LOC113355570 gene encoding metal tolerance protein C4-like, protein MQTSRFLKPFRESFLQPQKGRIFSCFSHHHNNSSTVSEEQQHQQSDNTTHDLRSLLNTYTKRRTQSCNSSSSLYRVSSNDFLNFSRISSTFGGGGVSYNDRLLLQRGFCSKVAADVKKTEIDDPSQRAVTTALWANFLVFSLKFGVWMATSSHVMLAEMIHSIADFANQALLAYGLWSSKRAPDAIHPYGYSKERFVWSLISAVGIFCLGAGATIVHGFQNLWTTQPPGNIKYAALVIAGSFIIEGASLVVAVHAVRKGAAAEGMKMRDYVWRGHDPTAVAVMTEDGAAVAGLLVAAASLVAVNRTGNPIYDPIGSIVVGNLLGMVAIFLIQRNRHALIGRAIDDYDMQRVLHFLKNDPVVDALYDCKSEVIGPGFFRFKAEIDFNGVVVVQNYLERTGRGEWAKQFRDAGKDLDDATLLRTMSNYGEEVVTALGSEVDRLEKEIQKLVPGIRHVDIEAHNPEKEIQKIMPGLRLIDPEKETKIMSGIQLDDPQKETQKITPP, encoded by the exons ATGCAAACTTCTCGATTTCTCAAACCCTTTAGGGAATCCTTTCTACAACCACAAAAAGGTAGGATCTTTTCATGTTTCTCTCATCACCACAATAACAGTAGTACTGTCTCTGAAGAACAACAACACCAGCAATCGGATAACACAACTCATGATTTGAGGAGTTTGTTAAATACGTATACCAAAAGAAGAACTCAATCCTgcaattcatcttcttctttgtatAGAGTTTCTTCTAATGATTTCTTAAATTTTTCGAGAATTAGTTCAACATTTGGTGGTGGGGGTGTTTCTTATAATGATCGTTTATTGCTTCAGCGTG GTTTCTGTTCTAAGGTTGCTGCTGATGTTAAAAAGACAGAAATTGATGATCCAAG CCAACGAGCAGTTACTACTGCACTATGGGCCAATTTCCTTGTATTTTCTCTCAAATTTGGGGTCTGGATGGCGACTTCCAGCCATGTTATGCTAGCTGAAATGATACATTCAATTGCAGATTTTGCAAATCAG GCCCTTCTTGCTTATGGCTTATGGAGCTCAAAGCGAGCTCCCGATGCTATACATCC TTATGGGTACTCCAAAGAAAGATTTGTCTGGTCCTTGATATCCGCAGTTGGCATTTTCTGCCTTGGTGCTGGTGCAACAATTGTTCATGGATTTCAAAACTTGTGGACAACACAG CCGCCAGGAAATATCAAGTATGCAGCTCTGGTAATTGCAGGTTCATTCATCATTGAAG GTGCTTCACTTGTAGTTGCTGTCCATGCGGTCAGGAAAGGTGCAGCAGCCGAAGGAATGAAAATGCGAGATTATGTGTGGCGTGGTCATGATCCAACAGCTGTTGCTGTTATGACTGAG gatggtgctgctgttgctggtcTACTTGTTGCCGCAGCGTCATTGGTGGCTGTGAACAGAACAGGAAATCCAATCTACGACCCCATTGGTTCAATTGTTGTTGGGAACTTACTCGGAATG GTTGCGATTTTCCTCATCCAAAGGAACAGACATGCTTTGATCGGGAGGGCAATTGACGATTATGATATGCAAAGAGTTCTTCATTTTCTGAAGAATGACCCG GTTGTAGATGCTTTGTATGACTGCAAGAGTGAGGTGATTGGACCTGGATTCTTTAGGTTTAAAGCTGAAATAG ATTTCAATGGTGTGGTGGTGGTACAAAATTATTTGGAAAGGACTGGACGTGGGGAATGGGCCAAACAG TTTCGAGATGCTGGAAAAGATCTTGATGATGCCACTTTACTGAGGACCATGTCAAACTATG GTGAGGAAGTCGTTACTGCTCTTGGAAGTGAAGTTGATAGACTAGAAAAGGAAATCCAGAAGCTTGTACCTGGAATCCGGCATGTGGACATTGAGGCTCACAATCCAGAAAAGGAGATCCAGAAGATTATGCCTGGACTCCGGCTAATTGATCCAGAAAAGGAAACCAAGATTATGTCGGGTATTCAGCTTGATGATCCACAAAAAGAAACACAGAAGATTACACCACCTTGA
- the LOC113359154 gene encoding uncharacterized protein LOC113359154, with the protein MTSLRRGTEDKEKAMLQAFPFSLLDQADSWMYYLPYVSITTWHDMKKLFLDKYFPASKATSIRKEIGGLIPEQRCLIDAASGGALSEKTLSQATGLIESMASKAQPCYTRNDSNIRKVNEIGGSSQTEERLNSMEKMMHRITSTVIPKYEEHMVEVNVVFPNQRQSLEEMMKVMMQEQKEISKNFQQNLQYQHNTDSAIKDLQIQMGQMATDMNSMEAQLFLKLTSQSFVNPKEQVNVVLLRSGKQLEPNQQNRVSDDLDQTSHLGSVPEPITDSNLDRKKRCKQNLRKNHFQVSTDQPKVSVPTHVTPPHFPSRSSKSKKQAQDKEIMEIFSKLQINIPFIEAIRTVPRRAKFLKDLCTKNDRLIVNEVAQVHESASAMLLKKMSAKCKDPGGFTVPITFGNKRRHG; encoded by the exons ATGACTAGTCTACGACGGGGTACCGAAGATAAGGAAAAGGCTATGTTGCAAGCTTTCCCGTTCTCATTGTTAGACCAAGCTGATTCATGGATGTATTATCTTCCTTATGTAAGTATTACAACTTGGCATGACATGAAGAAACTATTTTTAGataagtattttcctgcttccaaAGCTACATCAATCCGAAAGGAAATCGGTG GGTTAATTCCAGAACAGAGGTGTTTGATTGATGCAGCATCAGGTGGTGCACTTAGTGAAAAGACGTTATCACAAGCAACCGgtctgattgagagtatggcttcaAAAGCGCAACCATGTTATACCAGAAACGACTCAAATATCAGAAAAGTTAATGAGATTGGAGGGTCTTCACAAACTGAAGAACGGTTGAATAGTATGGAGAAGATGATGCATCGTATAACATCTACAGTCATTCCTAAATATGAGGAACACATGGTAGAGGTAAATGTTGTGTTTCCTAATCAGAGACAAAG TTTAGAGGAGATGATGAAGGTTATGATGCAAGAACAAAAGGAAATATCTAAGAATTTTCAACAAAACCTACAATATCAACATAATACCGATTCTGCCATTAAGGATCTACAGATTCAGATGGGGCAGATGGCAACCGATATGAATTCAATGGAGGCTCAGTTATTTCTGAAACTTACTTCACAATCATTTGTTAATCCTAAAGAGCAGGTTAATGTAGTGTTGTTGAGAAGTGGGAAACAGCTAGAGCCTAATCAGCAGAATCGGGTAAGTGATGATTTAGACCAGACTTCGCATCTGGGATCGGTCCCAGAACCGATTACGGATTCGAATTTGGATAGAAAAAAGAGGTGCAAACAGAACCTAAGGAAAAACCACTTTCAAGTTTCAACTGACCAACCTAAGGTTTCGGTTCCAACACATGTTACACCACCTCATTTTCCTAGTCGTTCTTCCAAGTCTAAAAAGCAAGCTCAAGATAAAGAGATAATGGAGATCTTCAGCAAGTTGCAAATCaatattccatttattgaggccatcagaactgTACCTAGGAGGGCCAAAtttctgaaggatttgtgtacaaaaaATGACAGGTTGATTGTTAACGAGGTTGCTCAGGTACACGAAAGTGCTTCTgctatgttactaaagaagatgtCTGCAAAGTGCAAAGACCCTGGGGGTTTCACGGTACCAATTACTTTTGGTAATAAGAG GAGACATGGATAG
- the LOC113355569 gene encoding KH domain-containing protein HEN4-like isoform X2 codes for MEGSSSSSSSFNPNNKRPFDHSSSPIESNNSKRGFFKTPPPPIKLSAGETLFRILCPAIKTGGVIGKGGAIIRQFREETGAKIRIDDSIPGCDERVILIVADILKQRSKKEQNSNEVSNNAAAGGGGGGGDAEDGEDDVLGANLIHLVENGGSDDDVSPAQKALIRVFERILKVDEEKVGGSGGESSEDGGGGGEEEEKEKLLSGTTTSTTQNLNSVVCRLLAPSNQVGCVLGRGGKIVEKIRQGSGAQVRVLPNDHIPVCAIPGDELIQITGNYSAVRKALLAVSSCLQDNFRTDAAASTPNKTPASVLRGSGVPGGQVDQFPSRGYPPGTHSRGFSGSEGMGGSHRMVPEEDIVFRMLCHLDKVGSLIGKGGSIIRALQSDTGASIKIAEAEPDSDERVVLISARENSEQRHSSAQDAVIRVQSRIAEVGFEPGAAIVARLLVPSQQIGCLLGKGGSIIAEMRRSTGASIRIFPREQVPKSGAQSDEVVQAIGSLQSVQDALFQITSRLREAYFPTKLPYPNVGAPPYMPGPLEPPVPMFRPRHEPPSPGHYPHIGYPNSLEHPAGPAQHMDHPPVPMHGMDHPGGPNLDHGPYSYSNERPAYGPTFDTPSPRSWAQPVSTGNPWCSADPGTGYSSRDVHSRSQLSVLPTTTVEMVIPLMFLGCVYGENNGDLNQIRQISGAKITGHDVRPGSAEGVVIVSGTSDQIHVAQSLIHAFILSGQAAA; via the exons ATGGagggttcttcatcatcttcatcttctttcaatCCTAATAATAAACGACCCTTTGATCATTCATCATCACCCATTGAATCAAATAATAGTAAAAGAGGCTTTTTTaagacaccaccaccaccaataaaaTTATCAGCAGGTGAAACCCTATTTCGTATACTCTGTCCAGCTATTAAAACTGGTGGTGTAATTGGTAAAGGTGGTGCAATTATTCGTCAATTCCGTGAAGAAACAGGTGCTAAAATTCGTATTGATGATTCTATTCCTGGTTGTGATGAACGTGTTATTCTTATTGTTGCTGATATTTTGAAACAACGTAGTAAGAAAGAGCAGAATAGCAATGAGGTTAGTAACAAtgctgctgctggtggtggtggaggaggaggagatgCTGAAGATGGTGAAGATGATGTTTTGGGTGCAAATTTGATACATTTGGTGGAAAATGGTGGCAGTGATGATGATGTTTCGCCAGCTCAAAAGgcattaattagggttttcgagagGATATTGAAGGTGGATGAGGAGAAAGTAGGAGGTTCTGGTGGGGAGAGTAGTGAagatggaggaggaggaggagaagaagaggagaaggagaaattgtTGTCAGGAACAACAACTTCAACGACGCAGAATTTGAATTCAGTGGTTTGTAGGTTATTGGCACCGAGTAATCAAGTTGGCTGTGTACTTGGAAGAGGAGGGAAAATTGTTGAGAAAATTAGGCAAGGGAGTGGAGCACAGGTTAGGGTTCTTCCTAACGATCATATTCCAGTTTGTGCAATCCCTGGAGATGAATTAATACAG ATAACAGGGAACTATTCAGCTGTAAGGAAAGCTCTTTTAGCTGTTTCAAGTTGTCTCCAGGATAACTTCAGAACTGATGCCGCCGCCTCTACTCCGAACAAAACGCCTGCTTCAGTGCTTCGGGGCAGTGGTGTGCCTGGTGGCCAGGTTGACCAATTTCCATCAAGGGGGTATCCACCTGGAACTCATTCAAGGGGGTTTTCAGGATCTGAGGGTATGGGTGGGAGCCATAGAATGGTTCCAGAAGAGGATATTGTGTTTAGGATGTTATGCCATCTTGACAAAGTTGGCAGTTTGATTGGGAAGGGTGGATCGATTATACGAGCTCTACAAAGCGACACTGGTGCCTCCATCAAGATTGCGGAAGCAGAACCTGATTCAGATGAGAGAGTTGTCCTCATATCTGCAAGAGAG AATTCAGAACAGAGACATTCTTCTGCACAGGATGCTGTTATTCGGGTGCAGTCAAGAATTGCAGAGGTTGGATTTGAACCTGGTGCTGCAATTGTTGCGAGGCTTTTAGTACCATCACAACAGATAGGCTGTCTGTTGGGTAAAGGAGGTAGTATTATTGCTGAAATGAGAAGATCCACGGGTGCCAGTATACGTATTTTTCCAAGGGAGCAGGTTCCAAAATCTGGCGCCCAAAGCGATGAAGTTGTGCAG GCTATCGGGAGCTTGCAATCTGTCCAAGATGCTTTATTTCAAATTACCAGTAGGCTTCGGGAGGCTTACTTCCCAACAAAATTGCCTTATCCAAACGTTGGTGCCCCACCTTATATGCCTGGTCCGCTGGAGCCCCCTGTTCCTATGTTTAGACCAAGACACGAGCCTCCATCTCCAGGGCATTACCCTCATATTGGATATCCCAACAGTTTAGAACATCCTGCCGGCCCCGCCCAACATATGGATCACCCTCCTGTTCCGATGCATGGAATGGATCATCCAGGAGGCCCAAATCTGGATCATGGGCCATATTCTTACAGCAATGAGAGACCAGCTTATGGTCCGACCTTTGATACCCCTTCTCCAAGGTCATGGGCTCAG CCAGTAAGCACTGGAAACCCTTGGTGCAGTGCAGATCCAGGGACAGGATATAGTTCAAGAGATGTGCATAGCAGAAG TCAACTGTCTGTTCTACCAACCACCACTGTTGAAATGGTGATTCCTCTGATGTTCCTGGGCTGCGTTTACGGGGAAAACAATGGTGACCTGAATCAAATTAGACAG ATCTCAGGTGCAAAGATAACTGGTCATGACGTGAGGCCTGGGAGTGCGGAAGGAGTGGTCATAGTATCTGGAACATCAGATCAGATACATGTAGCTCAGAGCCTTATCCATGCTTTCATCCTTTCCGGGCAGGCGGCAGCATGA
- the LOC113355569 gene encoding KH domain-containing protein HEN4-like isoform X1, whose amino-acid sequence MEGSSSSSSSFNPNNKRPFDHSSSPIESNNSKRGFFKTPPPPIKLSAGETLFRILCPAIKTGGVIGKGGAIIRQFREETGAKIRIDDSIPGCDERVILIVADILKQRSKKEQNSNEVSNNAAAGGGGGGGDAEDGEDDVLGANLIHLVENGGSDDDVSPAQKALIRVFERILKVDEEKVGGSGGESSEDGGGGGEEEEKEKLLSGTTTSTTQNLNSVVCRLLAPSNQVGCVLGRGGKIVEKIRQGSGAQVRVLPNDHIPVCAIPGDELIQITGNYSAVRKALLAVSSCLQDNFRTDAAASTPNKTPASVLRGSGVPGGQVDQFPSRGYPPGTHSRGFSGSEGMGGSHRMVPEEDIVFRMLCHLDKVGSLIGKGGSIIRALQSDTGASIKIAEAEPDSDERVVLISARENSEQRHSSAQDAVIRVQSRIAEVGFEPGAAIVARLLVPSQQIGCLLGKGGSIIAEMRRSTGASIRIFPREQVPKSGAQSDEVVQAIGSLQSVQDALFQITSRLREAYFPTKLPYPNVGAPPYMPGPLEPPVPMFRPRHEPPSPGHYPHIGYPNSLEHPAGPAQHMDHPPVPMHGMDHPGGPNLDHGPYSYSNERPAYGPTFDTPSPRSWAQQPVSTGNPWCSADPGTGYSSRDVHSRSQLSVLPTTTVEMVIPLMFLGCVYGENNGDLNQIRQISGAKITGHDVRPGSAEGVVIVSGTSDQIHVAQSLIHAFILSGQAAA is encoded by the exons ATGGagggttcttcatcatcttcatcttctttcaatCCTAATAATAAACGACCCTTTGATCATTCATCATCACCCATTGAATCAAATAATAGTAAAAGAGGCTTTTTTaagacaccaccaccaccaataaaaTTATCAGCAGGTGAAACCCTATTTCGTATACTCTGTCCAGCTATTAAAACTGGTGGTGTAATTGGTAAAGGTGGTGCAATTATTCGTCAATTCCGTGAAGAAACAGGTGCTAAAATTCGTATTGATGATTCTATTCCTGGTTGTGATGAACGTGTTATTCTTATTGTTGCTGATATTTTGAAACAACGTAGTAAGAAAGAGCAGAATAGCAATGAGGTTAGTAACAAtgctgctgctggtggtggtggaggaggaggagatgCTGAAGATGGTGAAGATGATGTTTTGGGTGCAAATTTGATACATTTGGTGGAAAATGGTGGCAGTGATGATGATGTTTCGCCAGCTCAAAAGgcattaattagggttttcgagagGATATTGAAGGTGGATGAGGAGAAAGTAGGAGGTTCTGGTGGGGAGAGTAGTGAagatggaggaggaggaggagaagaagaggagaaggagaaattgtTGTCAGGAACAACAACTTCAACGACGCAGAATTTGAATTCAGTGGTTTGTAGGTTATTGGCACCGAGTAATCAAGTTGGCTGTGTACTTGGAAGAGGAGGGAAAATTGTTGAGAAAATTAGGCAAGGGAGTGGAGCACAGGTTAGGGTTCTTCCTAACGATCATATTCCAGTTTGTGCAATCCCTGGAGATGAATTAATACAG ATAACAGGGAACTATTCAGCTGTAAGGAAAGCTCTTTTAGCTGTTTCAAGTTGTCTCCAGGATAACTTCAGAACTGATGCCGCCGCCTCTACTCCGAACAAAACGCCTGCTTCAGTGCTTCGGGGCAGTGGTGTGCCTGGTGGCCAGGTTGACCAATTTCCATCAAGGGGGTATCCACCTGGAACTCATTCAAGGGGGTTTTCAGGATCTGAGGGTATGGGTGGGAGCCATAGAATGGTTCCAGAAGAGGATATTGTGTTTAGGATGTTATGCCATCTTGACAAAGTTGGCAGTTTGATTGGGAAGGGTGGATCGATTATACGAGCTCTACAAAGCGACACTGGTGCCTCCATCAAGATTGCGGAAGCAGAACCTGATTCAGATGAGAGAGTTGTCCTCATATCTGCAAGAGAG AATTCAGAACAGAGACATTCTTCTGCACAGGATGCTGTTATTCGGGTGCAGTCAAGAATTGCAGAGGTTGGATTTGAACCTGGTGCTGCAATTGTTGCGAGGCTTTTAGTACCATCACAACAGATAGGCTGTCTGTTGGGTAAAGGAGGTAGTATTATTGCTGAAATGAGAAGATCCACGGGTGCCAGTATACGTATTTTTCCAAGGGAGCAGGTTCCAAAATCTGGCGCCCAAAGCGATGAAGTTGTGCAG GCTATCGGGAGCTTGCAATCTGTCCAAGATGCTTTATTTCAAATTACCAGTAGGCTTCGGGAGGCTTACTTCCCAACAAAATTGCCTTATCCAAACGTTGGTGCCCCACCTTATATGCCTGGTCCGCTGGAGCCCCCTGTTCCTATGTTTAGACCAAGACACGAGCCTCCATCTCCAGGGCATTACCCTCATATTGGATATCCCAACAGTTTAGAACATCCTGCCGGCCCCGCCCAACATATGGATCACCCTCCTGTTCCGATGCATGGAATGGATCATCCAGGAGGCCCAAATCTGGATCATGGGCCATATTCTTACAGCAATGAGAGACCAGCTTATGGTCCGACCTTTGATACCCCTTCTCCAAGGTCATGGGCTCAG CAGCCAGTAAGCACTGGAAACCCTTGGTGCAGTGCAGATCCAGGGACAGGATATAGTTCAAGAGATGTGCATAGCAGAAG TCAACTGTCTGTTCTACCAACCACCACTGTTGAAATGGTGATTCCTCTGATGTTCCTGGGCTGCGTTTACGGGGAAAACAATGGTGACCTGAATCAAATTAGACAG ATCTCAGGTGCAAAGATAACTGGTCATGACGTGAGGCCTGGGAGTGCGGAAGGAGTGGTCATAGTATCTGGAACATCAGATCAGATACATGTAGCTCAGAGCCTTATCCATGCTTTCATCCTTTCCGGGCAGGCGGCAGCATGA